A genome region from Desulfobulbaceae bacterium includes the following:
- the rpmG gene encoding 50S ribosomal protein L33, whose amino-acid sequence MRDIITLGCTDCKQRNYTSTKNKRKTPQKLELKKFCPFCRAHTTHKETK is encoded by the coding sequence ATGAGAGATATAATTACGTTAGGATGTACAGATTGTAAGCAAAGAAATTATACCAGCACCAAGAATAAGAGAAAAACTCCCCAGAAACTAGAGCTTAAGAAGTTTTGCCCTTTTTGCAGAGCGCATACAACACATAAAGAAACAAAATAG